A genome region from Numida meleagris isolate 19003 breed g44 Domestic line chromosome 14, NumMel1.0, whole genome shotgun sequence includes the following:
- the VPS29 gene encoding LOW QUALITY PROTEIN: vacuolar protein sorting-associated protein 29 (The sequence of the model RefSeq protein was modified relative to this genomic sequence to represent the inferred CDS: inserted 2 bases in 1 codon), whose product MTHFMAPRPAXPYSSHNRKGGKPRSATRDPDVSAGKTRFALFWPCGGTVAEGRWWRPPDFRERSPDFREQPRRAVRSGVGWFNIDHASPCFPFPCLQSTPPPAQAGHRLVLVLGDLHIPHRCNSLPAKFKKLLVPGKIQHILCTGNLCTKDTYDYLKTLAGDVHVVRGDFDENLNYPEQKVVTVGQFKIGLIHGHQVIPWGDMASLALLQRQFDVDILISGHTHKFEAFEHENKFYINPGSATGAYHALENNIIPSFVLMDIQASTVVTYVYQLIGDDVKVERIEYKKS is encoded by the exons ATGACACACTTCATGgctccccgccccgc cccTTACTCCTCACACAACAGAAAGGGCGGGAAACCCCGCTCAGCGACAAGGGACCCGGATGTAAGCGCCGGAAAAACTCGTTTCGCGCTCTTTTGGCCTTGCGGAGGAACCGTAGCGGAGGGGAGGTGGTGGCGGCCGCCTGACTTCCGGGAGAGGTCGCCTGACTTCCGGGAGCAGCCGCGGCGGGCGGTGCGGAGCGGAGTAGGATG GTTTAACATTGATCACGCCTCGCCCTGTTTCCCATTCCCCTGTCTGCAATCAACTCCTCCACCCGCTCAGGCCGGGCACAGA TTGGTGTTAGTGTTAGGAGACCTTCACATTCCGCATCGATGCAACAGCCTCCCGGCCAAGTTCAAAAAGCTGCTGGTTCCAGGAAAGATCCAGCACATCCTCTGCACGGGAAACCTCTGCACCAAGGACACTTATGACTACCTCAAGACCCTGGCCGGGGATGTTCACGTTGTCAGAGGGGACTTCGATGAG AACCTGAATTATCCCGAACAGAAAGTTGTAACTGTTGGACAGTTCAAAATCGGTCTGATTCACGGGCACCAGGTCATTCCTTGGGGTGATATGGCCAGCCTGGCACTGCTACAGAGGCAGTTTGATGTGGACATCCTCATTTCGGGACATACACACAAATTTGAGGCATTTGAACATGAAAACAAGTTCTATATCAATCCAGGATCAGCTACAGGAGCTTATCATGCCTTAGAGAA CAACATCATTCCGTCATTTGTGCTGATGGATATCCAGGCTTCTACAGTAGTTACGTACGTCTATCAGCTAATTGGAGATGATGTGAAAGTAGAAAGAATTGAGTACAAAAAATCgtaa